The Rhododendron vialii isolate Sample 1 chromosome 3a, ASM3025357v1 nucleotide sequence TATAAGACAAGTCATTGTCAACCAAACTTTAATCAAGCCTATCTCATCTTTTGAGTAGTTTAAATTTCATTTAACATCATAAGTTAAATGAACCAAATAATTACTTGTTCAAGTTTTGATGTGAAAGCTTAACGAGTTTCCAAAATTATGTCTAAGTTCAACTAACATATATAAGAAAATGagcttttgacaaaaaaaaacacaaacaatcTAACTCGGTGATTATTTGGTGCCCTTGAGTCATGGTAGGTGGATTCCGCAATTTAACTTACAATTTTTCCTGTTTATAGGACACACATTACTTGTTAGGGGTGAGCAAATAATCCACtaaaccgtgaatccagtccaaaccaatccaaattgaattattttgtttggtttttaagtagtgtggtttggtcttggttttaaaaaattcaaaaccgagttatatggtttggtttgtgaattTACATTAACGGTTGCGGTTACAAATCGATCCAGACCATATATATGCATTTATctactattttttaatttaatatatataaaccaaTAAATATAGGCTAAAACATGGTGAATTAACTTCCTTATTTAGTAGTACTCCACTTCACCACTACATTCTTTTACTACGAATAGTAATTGCCCTAAATTTTTATTAGTTCACGAGTTTTGGTGATTTCAAtagaattttaagtttaaatataagttttggttttatttatcTATGCTAttttgagtactttaaatcatgtataaaattgatattttaacTTCAAACAAACCATTGTTCAAAATCGAAATCGATCCGCATCTTAAAGGTTTGGATTGGTTAGGTTTTATGAATTTAATGGATTGATTTAGTTCTCAAAATTCACAATCCATAGGTATTAGTTTAGTTCTTAATTTATTACAAAATCGAACTAATCCGGACCATACTCACTCACTCCTGttactaaggctccgttccagaaatctccTTAAAAAATAGgcaatttattttcaaattttcaaactcaaaaataatataaatgaaaaataattttttaattttttttttgcatcgtataaaaatttttgatgaaaattttcaaataagatctataatgataaaaattatttacgtaaacatattatttttaaatttaaaattaattttttaaaaaataaatacttattttgagttGCGAAACTTAATTAGCCTAAGTCACTCCTCCAATCCGATCATCTCAAAAAGTGGCAAAGCAGCCGAGCCAAAAGAGTTGCaaagccagagagagagaacacaaaAAGCTAACCATGAGTCCACGACCAACAAAAAGCTAGTAAAAGAAAGAAGCTCAGAAATCACCAACGAAATCACTCTAACCGGAGCGACATTTCGGAATTTCCTCTCTCGAACTCgaactactctctctctctctcccagggtCCTCATGGCGAGCATAGCCCAGGCTGCCGGCGTCGACGCCGTGGGCCTGATTAACCTCACCGTGGCGGCGGCCCGAAACTCCACCACGCACCGGAGGAACTGCGACCGGCTGGCGAGCCACGTGAGGATGATCGGAAACTTGCTGGAGAAGCTGAAAACGACGGGCCTGAGGAGTTTCCCGGCGACGGGAGAGCCGTTGGATCTGTTGGAGGAGGCGCTGGGGAAGGCGCTCGAGCTGGTGGAGAGTTGCAGGGAGAAGAGTTACCTCTACATGCTTGCCATGGGGTGGAGCGTAGTGTATCGGTTCCGGCTGGTCCAGAACGAGATCGATCGGTATCTGAAGCTCGTGCCGTTGATCTCGCTGGTCCATGAGTATCGGATGCAGGTGTGTTCTGTGGAATCATTGTCGGCTTGCTAGGGATTTGGATTAGCGGTTTGGATATTGGAAAAGTCAAGGGCATCATAGTCAACTCGTCTAACAATTACACGTGCCAAAATACTAGTATATCGTAGGAAAATATCTCGGATTTTGGCACCCCACTATTTCACGatttttactttaaaatttgtgtgtaaaaattatacacaatGAAAAAGTGGGTGTCATTTTCCAAATATCTCTTGCTGCGATATTTgccaaaatttgtcttttagttatAATATGTTGAATAATGAAATTGTTATCGGTACTAAGGTCATCTATTTTTCTCGTAAAAAATGGATccgggtgctgtagtgcacccacTGTACTACACGTGGTGTGGctaatccggccgttcatcccGGCGATagatggttcggattttcatccaaacaatGGACAACTAGGATTTGTAGgagttcggattaaatccaagccgtccgTGCCGAGATGGACGGTCGGATTGGCCGCATGCGGCGGGTgcactacagcccctcccattCCTAAATTGATGAACGAGAAACTCAGGCTGCATGGTCCAGCCGTGTCACCTTAGGGAGTCTGATCCTTTCGGAAAATTTGGAGCTCGGAAAATGGTGAATATTTCAGTTTGAAATTAAAGGATCACAAAAGTGTGTGTAGGAACAATGTTTTATCTAAAGAGTCTGTATAGCCTTACCCTAATGTTTTCAATTGAATCACGATCGTTAAGTACAAGAAGACTAGTACCATGCATGCTGCTAAAGGGTTGAGAGAAGGGTGTTTAGTTTAAGTTGAACTCTTCCGGTTGTTAGACCATAGGGAATCATTCTGTAGGGACTCCAAAAACCTGGATGTGCAATTCACTGACTATTGGTGGTGTATTACTAAGGCCAATCTGTTTGACGAGACGAGACTAATGCCATAGAATGGAATTTTGACACTCATTCGAAAGAAAGACTATTAGGGCCCGTTTATCGGAATGTTGTACGATAATACGACCAATCCGTAATAACTTGGTTTTCTTCTAATGGTTACCTCAGAATTTGAACTACAACTTGCTAGCAATTGAACAGGACCATCCAGAATACACCCTCGAGGAGGAGGAAATGGAAGCCCATGGTGTCTTATTGAAGAAGGATCGCACTAAAAAGGACGCAAGCATATTGGAGAATTCCTTGTCTCGTCGGTATCCTGATCTGGAATTCCATGAGGCTCTCcaagaggagaaggagaagttGCATGTCGAGTTGCATCGGTCCCAAGAAAATAATGACCCTAAGGAATGCCAAGTTATTGAACACCTAATTGAAGTGACAAAGAATGTTGTTAATGTACCAACAGGCAACAAACTTTCCCTCAATGTACAGACCTATGCAGGATCTGGGTAAGTTGTTGATGCAATAAACTGATGCAGTCTTGTTTTCATATATTTAGAAGTGACTTATCTGATTAAGTGAGTTCATGTTGTAGGTATGAAACAACCACAAAATCCAGTCACAGGGCCTACGATTTAAAACCTGATAGTCTCGTTAAATCAGAGTGGCAAGCTGATCTCTTTGACTGTTGCATGGAGCCTTGTTTAAGTTCGTTCCTACAATTTCCACCTCTTTCTGACAATTGTGCcataaaaggggaaaaagaaaaggaaaacagtaaataaataaaaaaacagtgAAGGGCAATGAAGTTAGATTAGATATGTATGGCAAACTCAGACTTCACTTCTGGCTTTGGGGCCACCCCTTACTCTATTTCGTACCTTTCTCTTTATACTGGAATCGACAATTGAATACTGTAGATCCCCTTATGTTTATGATCTCCCACTAATTGGAAGGCTGCAGTGAGTGTGTGCCAGAAGCTAGTCCCCTAAGGCTAGGTTTATAATTTTTGGGGGAATTCATGGCGAGAAAAGGGAAGGGAAAAACAGCTTCCATTTGTGGAGTGAAACTGCgaaatccttttcctttcctttttcccttCGAATCCATGATTTGAAACACAGCGTAAGAGTACAAGTGCACgacagttttttctttttctgaacaATGCTTATTGCCTTGTTACAGCAAAGCTAGAATTTTCCTGGTGACCTGATAGTGAGTTTGTGtacttaatttattttcatatGGGAAGCATGCTGGCCGGGGTTCACACATGTAATTCACCTTCACATTAAGTTTGATATATTTACTGTCTAGGTCAGTTTATAAGTTCAAGTTCGTCAATATTGTTGCATTTCTAAAGCAGGTTTTAAGGCCTGCATCTATCCCTGTGGAATATTTTCACATACAGCTCAACTGGTCTCAAAAGGACAAATATGTAAGCTTTCCCGTTTTCTAATGGCAATCATCTTATGTTGCATTCAGTTGGTAAGAGAGACTTAGTGCAGTCATTTTATTTCTCTTTGTAAGTAGAATTGTCTGCTGTGAAAGGGCATCAAGGGAATGCCACCTTCCATTGGCATTTTTTAGAGGGAGGCACACCCCAACACCTAATTGCATTAAGTAGCAGGAAAATTTGCTTCATCTTACAATTGGATCTTTTGCACGATCGGAAGATCTTTGATTCCTATCACCAGAAAATATTCACATGACACACAACAAAAAGCCCAAACTCAAGCTTTTCTCCTCCTCTTCCCCTCCGACCCTCCCTCCCAACTCCTTACGATGGATACGATCTTTTTAGAAGGGAATACACATGAAAAGGAGCCAAAATTAACTTCTCAAGTTCTCTATCAATAAGGCAATGAAGGAAGAGACGCTAACGAACTCTGCATCTTGTGTACTCAAACGACACTTctatgcaaaaataaaataaaatagtggTGTATCTTAGAATATCAATTGTCGGAATGCCTCAATGAGCTACCTAGCAACAAAACCTCACCCTTAGAAGGTGCATTAGGAATTTGAATCTCATTTTGAAGAAAGGACACCACCTTTACACATGAAAAGGAGCCAAAATTAACTTCTCAAGTTCTCTATCAATAAGGCAATGACGGAAGAGACGCTAACGAACTCTGCATCTTGTGTACTCAAACGACACTTctatgcaaaaataaaataaaatagtggTGTATCTTAGAATATCAATTGTCGGAATGCCTCAATGAGCTACCTAGCAACAAAACCTTACCCTTAGAAGGTGCATTGGGAATTTGAATCTCATTTTGAAGAAAGGACACCACCTTCTGTCCCTATCTAGCCTTGTAGGACTTGACCTTAAAACGACCTAATTCAGGTAGCAATAGGCCAATAGCATCAAACCCGAATGCATTGTCCCTTCTCCCACACATGCCAAGAACTAAGGCTTCTCAAATAGATCAAACAAGGCGTATTCCTCCTGCTCCTGATTCTGCAGATTCTTTATAACAAGCAAGCCAATCCCAAGGATCCCCTCCCACACAAAATGCAGTGCCAGAAATTTTTCCCATTGTCCACCCACTGCCTTAACTTAATGTCCTGAAAAAACCTAATCATGTCTAATACATTGCCATAAGCCTTTCCAAATGATAAATACACCTTCATTGATATCCATCCCAACGAGAGCAGAATGTTAGAGCACTGCCTTCCTCCAGTGCCTTCCCTGCTCACTCGCAATGCCAACACCATTCCTCAACACCGCTTAATTGTCAATATCAGAATGCACTGAGCCCTCCTTCAAAATGATTTCAAATCATACCTCGATCACCAGGTTGTCGTTGCTCCTGTACTATATCTCGTAAAAACTCTCTCTGCAACTTGAGTGTTTTTGAAGTTAGCAAGGAGGAATAATTGAATAAAATCCAACTTCCATCCCTGTGCCAAAGTGTAGAAAGGTATGATCATCatagaaaaaaatggaaacctgaaaaaaaaaaaaaaaagaagaaagaaagaaagaagggaccCTCCACTTGCCCAACTGATAACCCTCTAAGAGTCTGTACAGCATCGACTTGTATATTATCTCACTCGAAGTGTCCATCACCAATATTAAGAGAATTGGAGGAGAGAGGGGTCCCCTTTAGTTTATAATCCCCTTGGGCCTTGGCATTGGGAAAAAGAAGGATAATGGAAGATAACAAAATCTGGATGGAGCACCTTTACTCATTTCGTTATCATCATTCTAGAAGTAGTTATTTGGTGTCCAGTAAACTATGCTCCATTAGGTGTGCTGCATTTCATTGGCATTACGAATATGAAATTTGGTTTCCCTAGGGGAAGCATATTCTAGTACTTCCCTTTTAGGCTTGTTTTGAGACATGGTTGTTCCAGTGTATGCATCACACGGTTCAATAGCAGTTTGTATTAATAGTTCCTTCAAAAGTCGGACTACTAGTTTTGACTATGCTTATTACAGCTCGTGAACGTGCATGCAATGATCTTATTGCCTACTCACTATTCTGCTGTTGCTGCTGTTACACTTGCAGCGTGAGAAGGAAGCTGCGAAAACTTTTTAACGTAGAGGTAAGTTTCTTCTCAAATAGAGGACTTCTAACATGCTAGTTACTGATACAGGGAAATGATATTTCTTGTGAAAATCAATCAACAGGGTTCTCTGAGGAACCTTACTGGTCAATCTTGTAGAGTCTCCTCTCAACTTTATCATTACAGCCTTCCCTTTCTTGTGATAAGTGCAGAAACGATAAGGTTTGGAGTCTTATTAAATTTACTCCAGTCTGCCAACAAAATGaacagaagaaaacaacaatttTAGCTACTTGACTCTACTGATAGGCAGAATTAGTTTTAAACATTCAAAACTTGAGTGAACATATCAAACCGTTGATCTGTTAAGGTATCCATTGGAAGATTCAATCTtaacagaagaaaaagaagaaacacaGAAGAAGGTTGTCGATTCCCTCGACAGCTATCATCACAATAGAAAAGGGGAGGGAGATTTTGattgagaaagaaaaatgggtAATAAAGCCAGCAAATGGTTTTCTAAAAAGCTCTTCTTGTGCAAATGATGTTGCTACCTGGTGCGCAGTCACTTAGGacttcaaaacttggcaaatATGACAGCAACATAATTTGATCAAgttctatttcattttgtatgCAGGGAGGTGCTTGTGATGACTTCTTTACTCATCTCATCTGTTGTTGCTGCGCAATGGTCCAGGAATGGCGCGAGCTTGAACTGAGGGGTTTTGAAGGTTCGTGACTTCGTGTTATCCACTGGGCTGCAATTCCCTGATTACGTGTAATCCTCAACAGCTAACACACTTGTGTCTGCAGGTTGCccagaaagaaaaatgattccACCACCGTACCAATATATGAAGCCTTGAGTGCCTTCCCAATGTAGTTGGTTCGATGTCATACGACTCATACCCGTGTATATGTTAAGTTTCTATGCACTGTTAGGTCCTAGAGTTTCCTAATGTAGGTTTTTTTCCCCCATTCGTTAATCTTAATCTACACTATCCTAGGGGACTTGGGGGAGGGGGATGGGGCT carries:
- the LOC131320582 gene encoding cell number regulator 13-like isoform X2 is translated as MASIAQAAGVDAVGLINLTVAAARNSTTHRRNCDRLASHVRMIGNLLEKLKTTGLRSFPATGEPLDLLEEALGKALELVESCREKSYLYMLAMGWSVVYRFRLVQNEIDRYLKLVPLISLVHEYRMQNLNYNLLAIEQDHPEYTLEEEEMEAHGVLLKKDRTKKDASILENSLSRRYPDLEFHEALQEEKEKLHVELHRSQENNDPKECQVIEHLIEVTKNVVNVPTGNKLSLNVQTYAGSGYETTTKSSHRAYDLKPDSLVKSEWQADLFDCCMEPCLSFKACIYPCGIFSHTAQLVSKGQISRERACNDLIAYSLFCCCCCYTCSVRRKLRKLFNVEGGACDDFFTHLICCCCAMVQEWRELELRGFEVSAGCPERKMIPPPYQYMKP
- the LOC131320582 gene encoding cell number regulator 13-like isoform X3, which produces MASIAQAAGVDAVGLINLTVAAARNSTTHRRNCDRLASHVRMIGNLLEKLKTTGLRSFPATGEPLDLLEEALGKALELVESCREKSYLYMLAMGWSVVYRFRLVQNEIDRYLKLVPLISLVHEYRMQNLNYNLLAIEQDHPEYTLEEEEMEAHGVLLKKDRTKKDASILENSLSRRYPDLEFHEALQEEKEKLHVELHRSQENNDPKECQVIEHLIEVTKNVVNVPTGNKLSLNVQTYAGSGYETTTKSSHRAYDLKPDSLVKSEWQADLFDCCMEPCLTGFKACIYPCGIFSHTAQLVSKGQISRERACNDLIAYSLFCCCCCYTCSVRRKLRKLFNVEGGACDDFFTHLICCCCAMVQEWRELELRGFEGCPERKMIPPPYQYMKP
- the LOC131320582 gene encoding cell number regulator 13-like isoform X4, with protein sequence MASIAQAAGVDAVGLINLTVAAARNSTTHRRNCDRLASHVRMIGNLLEKLKTTGLRSFPATGEPLDLLEEALGKALELVESCREKSYLYMLAMGWSVVYRFRLVQNEIDRYLKLVPLISLVHEYRMQNLNYNLLAIEQDHPEYTLEEEEMEAHGVLLKKDRTKKDASILENSLSRRYPDLEFHEALQEEKEKLHVELHRSQENNDPKECQVIEHLIEVTKNVVNVPTGNKLSLNVQTYAGSGYETTTKSSHRAYDLKPDSLVKSEWQADLFDCCMEPCLTRERACNDLIAYSLFCCCCCYTCSVRRKLRKLFNVEGGACDDFFTHLICCCCAMVQEWRELELRGFEVSAGCPERKMIPPPYQYMKP
- the LOC131320582 gene encoding cell number regulator 13-like isoform X1, producing MASIAQAAGVDAVGLINLTVAAARNSTTHRRNCDRLASHVRMIGNLLEKLKTTGLRSFPATGEPLDLLEEALGKALELVESCREKSYLYMLAMGWSVVYRFRLVQNEIDRYLKLVPLISLVHEYRMQNLNYNLLAIEQDHPEYTLEEEEMEAHGVLLKKDRTKKDASILENSLSRRYPDLEFHEALQEEKEKLHVELHRSQENNDPKECQVIEHLIEVTKNVVNVPTGNKLSLNVQTYAGSGYETTTKSSHRAYDLKPDSLVKSEWQADLFDCCMEPCLTGFKACIYPCGIFSHTAQLVSKGQISRERACNDLIAYSLFCCCCCYTCSVRRKLRKLFNVEGGACDDFFTHLICCCCAMVQEWRELELRGFEVSAGCPERKMIPPPYQYMKP